The genomic window ATTTAAAGTAAATTCTAATTCTTGTAAAAATATATTTCTGGATGCTGTTAATTTTATTTTACAACTTCCCAAACCTCTTTTTGTTAATGTTATATTTTGATTTGTAATCTTAAAGCTACATATTTTATAATCATCAATATCAAGTTTAAATTTATACCCATTTCTAACCATTAACTGGTAGTTTATAATGGGAATAATAAGAGTTGTCTCCCCAGGATTTATATCATATTCACTATTAAGATTTATATTATACTCAACCAACAAAACATTTATTGTTTTTTTTATTATTTTATTGTTTTTTGAAAAACAAATATCAAAACTTGTTTTAGTTTCTGTTATTTGATTTTTATTTCATCTAACATTTATACTTGAACTTAAAGATGGTTGTTCTACTGTAAGATTTTCATCATTATTGATTATTTTTAAGACTCAACCTTCACTTACAAACTCTAAATAATTTATTATTTGGATAGAGTCATTTCTTTTTAGTAAGGAAAGTGTTATTTGATTTTTATCAAGATTTAACAAAGGGAGACTATTATTTTTTGGTTGACCATTTGGGTCGTTTTCTTTGCCCTCTGTTTTTTTATCTTGAAGATTAAAACTTGTAGTCGAAATATAAATAGAACCAAATGATGTAAAGAGACTATCAAGACACAAGAGTGATTTTAATAGCTTTTTACTCATTGTTAAAATTAAAATCCTTTGTTATATGAGATTCTAATTCTTTATTTATTTTACTCTTTAGTTCTAATTCTTTTTCTCTAGTCGTTTTAAAGAAATTGTAGTATTTTGTAGCTAGTTTTTGCGCATCCTTAACTAAAAATTGTATTTCTTGGCTATTATAAGATAAGCCCAATTTACTACATAAATCATAAATTTTATTTATAACAGCAACCTCTCGATATTCTGAAAGATCAATTGTTTTTTCATTTTTACTTCTATATGTAAAAACTGGTGTCATATTAGAAGCGTAAGTTGTCGCTTTTTTAATAAATTTTAATTTTTCTGTTTTATCAAATGGTAAAGCCAATAGTCCAGTGGTCATTGTCGCTTTAAATTCATCTGCTTGTTGAGATCTAGACAAAATTGGTCTATTTTTCATATTTAACGCATGGCTAACAACTATACCACCACAATCAACTGTTTTTGCAATTAAATTATCTGGTTGAAGTTTATAATCTTCAATCCCATTTTCAAGAACCAATACATAAGGAACACGATTAACAGCCAATGTTTCTGCTAAAAATTTTGAAAATGTGCTATTTGGACTTATATATGGAATTAATTGTTGTCTTTTACATTCAGTAACAATATTTTCAACGTGTTCATAGCCATCTTGGCGAATATAATCCGAACCTTCGATTGAAATTCCTCTTTCAAAATAATTTAAAAGATTTTTATCCCCTTGAGTGAATAATAAAAAGGGGGGCTCTTTTGCATACTTTAAAGGATGACAATATTCACTTGATGTAAGTGATATATAATCATAACCTTTTGTTCAATCTTTTATTATTTCAGTTTTATTTATTTTTTCTTTTCGTTCTAAAGCATTATAGATTTTACCAAAGTCACCTTCGTATTTTTCATTAAAATAAAGTAAGACACTATTCATTTGTAGTATCTCCTTTATCAATATCATAAATAAAATCTGTTGCTTCTAAATCTGTTATTAATTTTGTTATTTCTTCGTAAATATGTTTATCTACATATTTGTTTTTATATTTTTTCATTTATCCTCCTAAGTTGAATTTATAAATTCATACAGAAAACATTGAAAATAAATAAAAAAGTATTCAAAATCACTAATAAAATAATCATAAAAAATACAGGAATTGATATTTCTTCTCCATATTGAATTGCAATTTGAATGTTATTAAAAAATACTATAGCTACGTTTACATGTAGATATAAATAAGATATAAAAAACTTTTTCACCTATTTTATAATTCCTGTATCTGGATTTATTTGTTCCAGCCTTCTAGACAAGTAATATTGTAAACGTAGCTATCATTTACAAATAATAATTTGAACTAAAATTGTTATTATTTTAGCACAATATTTTTAGTAAATACTAAAAAAAACTTTTTTTTGTTAAAAAATTATTTTTTTTTTAAAAATTATTACTTATTTAATAAAATAATTTATATTTTTTTATTTCTTAATAAGATATTTCATATTGACAAAAAAAATACCATTTCTAAAACGAAATGATATTGAAAATATAATTTATTATTATTTGATAATTTTTATAAGTCTATAATTTATTTTTATAAAATTATTTTTGTTCCAGATTTTTCTTCTAATACATCAATTGCTTTTTTTAAAGATCCAATGTATGCTTTTTTTCCTTTTGTTCTTTCAACAAAGGATAGGGCTGCTTTTATTTTTGGCAACATTGAACCAGATCCAAATTGACCTTCGTCAATGTATTTGTTGATAAGATCTTTTGTCAATACATCAAGTTCTTTTTGATTATCTTTATTAAAATTAATTGCAACTCTATCAACAGCTGTTAAAATTATTAACATATCTGCATTTATAACTTCAGCAACTTTTGCAGCGGCAAAATCTTTATCAATGACAGCAGCGATTCCTGTATATTGTGATTTATCTTCTATAACAGGAACACCACCACCACCACAACATATAACTAAAAATTTGTTTTCAACTAATTTTAAGATCATATCCTTTTCTATGATGTCTACAGGAACTGGAGATGCAATAACTCGTCTCCATCCTCTACCAGAATCTTCAACAATGTTTCATCCTTTACTTTTAGAAAGTTCATTCGCTTTTTCTAAACTCATAAAAGAACCAATTGGCTTTGTAGGATTTTTAAACCCAGGGTCTTGTTTATCTACGATAACTTGCGTTATTATTGAAGCAACATCCTTATTAATTTTTTTATGCCTTAGTTCATTTTTTAAAGCCTGTTGGAGATGATAACCAATATATCCCTGGCTCATTGCTCCGCATTCGGGAAAGTCAACAATAGGGGACTCTTCATTATTAAGATGAGCAATATCAAAACCATTATTAATCATACCAACTTGAGGGCCATTTCCATGGACTATTATTAACTCATTCTTCTTTTCTACAAAATTAACTAATTGTTTGGCAGTTTGCTTTACAATTTCTAATTGTTCTATAGGAGTACTTCCTAAAGCGTTTCCACCAATTGCTATTACTATTTTTGACATTATTTTTCTCCTTTATATTAAATAATAGGTTTTCCTATTGCTCCACCAATTAAAAGTAAGATAAAGCAAGCAACGGTTAGGGCTAAAATTATTTTTCAAATTGAATTTAAAAACATTGCATAATCAATTCTTGCATATGCAATAGCTCCCATAACAACTCCAGATGTTGGGGTTATAATATTTACCAACCCACTTGCAAATGAAAATGCTGTGATTGAACCAGATGCTAAAATACTTGAATCTTTTGCAACGATCCCAGTTAATAGGGGAAAGACTGCGGTTGCAAAACCAGATGTTGATGGAATTACAAATGATAATAAAATGAAAATAATAAATAAGATTATAATTATTCCAATACTAGAGCCAATTCCTCCAATAGAATTACTTAATCCAATAATAACTAATTCTTGAATATGGCTATTTTGAAGCACAACACCAACACCACCAGCTGTTGCAATTATTAAACAAACACTAAGTATATCTCCAGCTCCTGTCATAAATTCTTTTAATAGAGTTGATTCTTTGTAACAATTGATTATAGCCAATGCTATTGAACCAATTAAGAAGAATGCAGCAGCAGTATCTAAACCACCAATACCAAATCCCTCTGCCATACCAGAAAGGTATGGTAATTTGTCAATTACAAAATTTTGCAATCTCATAGATGGTCCATAAGTTAAAGGGTCACCATCAACATCTTTATAACCAAGAATACTATCTCATCCAACCATATAAAGAATCATAATTAGAAATACAAATCCAAAAACTACAATAGATAATTTACGTCTTCAATTCATATCAATTATTTCTACACTCTCAGATAAAAAGAATTTTTTATCTCCTTCCATAGTTGCAAAAGTGTAAGATTTTTGTGGATCAAGTTTTACTTTACGAGCATATAACATTACCATAATTATTGCTATTGATGTTAGGACTACTCAAGATATTAATCTAAGTCCAATCCCATCACCAACAGATGTGGTTATTTGTTTAGTACTTGTTAAAGCGTTAACAGCGACACTAATACAAAATGGATTAACTGTTGAAGCAATAACTCCAACACCAGCACCAACCAAAACAATGAACAACCCAGTTATTTTATCAAAACCAGCTGCCATCATTAAGGGGATACATATCATATAAAATCCTAATGATTCTTCAGCCATTCCTTCTGTTGTACCACAGAAAGAGAAGAATAACATAAGTGGAATAATTGCTCACACTTCTTTACCTTTTAATTTTGAAGTTATTGCTTGAGAAAAACCTTCTAATGATTTTGTTGACATTAATACATTTATAAATGCACCAAGAGTTAGGATAAAAATAATAATATCTGCTTTTTGTACAAAACCTTTCATTGGTGCTAGGAATACATCAAATATTCCAAGTGCTTTTATTTTGGTGGGGACATTATTTACTTCTGTTGTAGTCCCAGACCATTTCAAAACTCAAGATATTAGAATAATTGCAAAAATTATTAATAAAAGAATAGTAAAAGCAGATAACATCTTAAATTTTATTTTTTTACGGTTTTTGCTAATATGTAAATTATCTTGGTTTATGTTATTTACTTTGCTATTTTGTTCTTCTTTTTCTTGCATTATTTTCACCCCCGTCTATTTACTAATTGAGTTCTATAATTTATTTTCCAATTGTTGCAACCATTACTGCTTTAATTGTATGAAGTCTATTTTCTGCCTCTTCAAAGACAACAGAGTTTTTAGATCTAAAGACTTCATCTGTTACTTCCATTTCTTTGAGATTAAATTCTTTTTGGATGTCTTTTGCAACATCTGTGTTAAGATCATGAAAGGCTGGTAAACAGTGCATGAAAAGCATATCACTTTTAGCTTCGTTTAATACCACCTTATTAACTTGAAAAGGTTTTAATTGTTGTATTCTTGATTTTCATACAGATTTTTCCTCTCCCATTGAAACTCAAACATCTGTATAAACAACATCAGCATCTTTACAAGCTTTTTTAAGATCGTCTGAAAAATTAATTGTAGCTCCAGTTTCTTTAGCTATTGTTTTGCATTCATTTATTAATTTTTCATCAGGCCATAATTCTTTTGGGCCAGCTCCAACAAAGTGCATTCCCATTTTAGCACATCCAACCATTAATGAGTTCCCCATATTATTTTTAACATCTCCAGCAAAAACAAGTTTTATGTTTTTAAGTGTATCTTTGTATTCAATAATTGTAAGAAAATCTGCTAAAATTTGAGTTGGATGAAATTCATTGGTAAGACCATTGTAAACTGGTACTTTTGAATATTTTGCAAGACTTTCGACATCAGATTGTAAATAACCACGAAACTCAATGGCATCATACATTCTTCCCAATACTTTTGCAGAATCTTCGACAGATTCTTTCTTTCCAAACTGTGACCCACTAGGACCAAGATAAGTAACATGTGCCCCTTGGTCCATTGCTCCAACTTCAAAGGCACAACGTGTTCTTGTTGAATCTTTTTGGAAGAGAAGAACAATATTTTTTCCTTCCATTGTTTTAATTTCATTTCCTACGTATTTTGCTCTCTTTAGGTCTCTCGCAAGATCTAACAAATATTTTATTTCTCTTGGTGTAAAGTCTAATAATTTTAAAAAACTTTTTCCTTTTAAATTAAGTGCCATATATTTATTCCTTTTCTTTATTTTTATTTTTTAAATGATTGCATTTCGTCACGTCATAAGGGCATTGACATACATCTAGGACCACCACGTCCACGTGACAGTTCAGAAGATTCTGTTAATAAAACCTCAACACCTGCTTTTTTTAAAAGTTCAATTGTAACAGTGTTTCTATTGTAAGCAATTACTTTACCAGGTTCTAATGTTAAAACATTAGTCCCATCATTTCATTGTTCACGACCTTCAGAAATCGGGTCATCACCACCACATTTAATAATTGTTACTTTGCGACCAGTTAAATCAGATAGTAGTTCTTCTAAATTTATATCTAGTAGTTTTTTACCTTTTGGTGTTAATTCATATATTTTAAATTCATCCATACTTTCAAAGATTAAAGGGTGTGCAATAAATTTGTCATAATCTATATTTGTAAATACTGTATCTAAATGCATAAAACTTCTACTTTTTGGAAGGTCTAAGGCAATGATTTTTTTGTATATTCCTTCCTTAAATAAAAGTTCAGCTACTTTTTCGACAGCTTCAATTGTTGTTCGTTGAGAAACACCGATAATCAAAGTTTCTTTATTAAGAACGAGAATATCTCCACCTTCAATATGGGCATCTTTTCAATCTCTTTGATAATAATATGGAACATTTCCAGCATAATTTTTATGATTTTTAAAAACAAAATCTGGAAATAGGGTTTCTCGATTTCTAGTAACAGACCACATTCTATGCATTGTTATTCCGTGTGCAATTGATGAAAAAGGATCACGCTGAAATAGTATATTTGGCAAAGGGTCTGCCACAAATGGATAAGTATTTTTTTCATTGATGTTTAATTCTATTTTTTTAGTCCCAGCAATCATTTTTTTTGCTAAGCGTTTATTGTCAAGATTAAACAAATAATCAAAAAAAACTTTTTCATATTTTTTATCAACTTCTGCTTCTAAAATAAATTGGTTTATAAATGATGTTCTTAATTTTGGGTTTTGGTCTAATGTTTCTGCAACAAGTGTTTCGATATATAAAACCTCAACACCATTATCTTTCATTAATTTTGTAAATAAATCATGTTCTTTGATTGCAACATCTTTAAAAGGGATATCATCGAACAATAACCTGTCTAATAATTCGGGTGTTAGATTTTCAATTTCTTCACCAGGTCTATGAACTAAAACAGTTCTTAGCCTTCCAATTTCTGAAAATACATTAATTTTTGCTGTCATTTTTATTACCTCCTGTTTAAAGATAGCCAATAATTTTTATGACTCTATTTGAAAATTGTAATATCAAACTGGTCAAACAATTGTTTTTATATAAACTCGTATGTTTAGATAGGACAATAGTTGCCATTTTTTTATTAGCTATCTCACTTGTTATTTTCTGCTTTTTTTTTTTTTTTGTAAAAAAAGGAATATTTTTAGAAAGTAATTTAATGTATATAGTACTACAAGTTTCGTGTAGTACTATATTTTATTTATATGATTTATAAGAACAACAAAAATTTTGATATAATAATATGATAAATATTTGTACAAAATTATTGCAAATAAATTTTATTATTAAGATTTTATAGAAAAAGTAGTTAATTGATCTTATATCCAACATTTAGTTAACTATAAAAATAACAATAATTTAGTTATTTTCCTTATATTCTATCAATATCTTTAATTTTATTAATTTATGAAACTTGCATAATTATCTTGTTGATTTTCATATTTATACTGTTAAAATGTTATAATCTATATGTAGTTTAGATGCAATAGCTATTCTATATAAGGAGAAAACATGGCACCAAAAAGCGAGAAAGAAATTTTTGAAACAGAATATGATGTTCTTTTTAATGAGGTTGACACTCTAAAAGTAACCCCAAATGGAGTTAAAATTGAAGAAATTGAGAATGAAGAATAAAAAGTTATAATTTGACACTACAAATTATAATTAATAAATATATTATTCTTTTTATTAATATCTCAGCCAAAATAATTATATTTATATATAAATTAAAGCTAGATAATATCTATGCTTTTTTTATAAGCAATAATAATTAAAATAGGAACGATTAGCAAATTTTATTAAACAAGTAATTTATTAATTATTATCATTTATTATCAGTAAATAAAGCTTCTTAACTTTTGTTTAAAATATCCAACATTTACATTAAAACCTAATAGTTTTTTGTGTAAAATAATAATAATGAATTATTTTTTTATACAAAAAAAACCAGATGAATTGGCGGACATATTTATAAGTTGTGTTTTAACAGAAATAGAACAATATCCGTGTATGGGCCTTGTTTCCAAAATAAATAATGGTTGTCATAAGGATATGGATTATAAACTATTTAAAAAGAGTAGTCTAGCAATAGAAAATTTATTAAAAGACATTATAAAAAATATTGATAAAATAAAAGATTTTAATGATTTGAAAAAAATCGGTTATAAAAATGAAAAAGAGATGTTTTTACTAACAAAAAATATCAACACTCACAAGGGGTTAATATTTTGTACCTCAGTCTATTTTTATTGTCTCTTAAAATTTAAACCAAAAGATTTAAAAAGTCATATTAAAAATATTTCACTTCTTTGTAAGAATATAAAAAAAGAGTACGGAAAATCACAATCAATTGGTGATGAATTATATCGAAAATACAAGATCTTAGGCGCTAAATATCAAGCCTATAAAGGCTATAAAATCATTTATAAGGCTTTAAATTATTATCATTTAAATATTGTCAAAAAAGATATTGATAAATCTTTAAAATTATTTCTTTTACTTGGATATATTAGTATTAAGATAAAAGATACAACATTAATTAACAAAATCGGTCTAAAAAAATATAAATTATACAAAAAAAAGATTAAAATATTACTATGTAGTTATAAAGAAGAAGAGATATATAATTTTAACAAATGATGTATTGAAAATAATGCTTCTCCCGGAGGAAGTGCTGATATTTTTGTATTATTATTATTCACCAATATGATAGTTATAAATTAAAAACGAGAGGAAAAATATGAAAGAATTATTAACGAAAGAGATGCTTGTTACAAAAAATGAGATGATTTCAAAATCGCAATTAAAAATTGCTAAAAAAGCTCAAAAACTTGATGACTTTAAAATAAAAAAGCTTATAATTGCAGAAAAAGAGTACTTAATTTCTAAAATGAATATTGAACACGTTGTTGGAAAATATGAAAGAAAGTTAAAACTTGCTCATTATAAGTACAATGACACAAATAAAAATGAAAAAAAATACGCTAAAATTGAAAAGTTCATAAAAGGTCGTTTTGAATGATATAAAGAATCATTAGAAATTGTTGAAAAGAATTTTGCTTTAGCAAAAGAAGATATTGAAAGTGGTGTTTATAAGGCAGCGCAATTAAATATAAAGTTTTATATTAATCCAATTAATAAAAAATATTCAAAAATGAATTATAAGATGAATGCAAAAATAATTAAAGATGAATATAAAAGATGGATAGCAACACCAGAAAGCAAGACAGAAATCATTAAACTTAAAGAAGAATATAAAAACGCTGTTGCACAAGAAAAAATAAAAATTGCTGAATTTAAAAAAGCATATAAACAAGAACTGGCAGATAAAATCTTAAATAATACATTTACAATGTCAGAACAAGAACTTACTGCTAAAAAAAACCAATTAGCAGATAAATTGGCAAAAGAAATTGCCGAAGAACAAACAAAAATAAATAGTAACGCTTCTCCTGAAGAAAAAATTTGGTTAGATACTTTTATTTCATTTAAAACACTAGAATATCGAAAATCAATGAAAGTTCTTAAAGCATCTTCAGATGCTAGCTATGATAAAAAAATGCTTAAAATAAGTTTAAAAAATACATTAAGGCATAATATCTCAAGTGTTAAAGCAAATACAAAAATTATAAAATCAAAATTGAATAATTTAGTCTTAAAATATAAGTATATTCAATTATATGAAGAAAGTGATAAATTATACACTCCATTTACAATTATGATTAAAAAGATCTTTGTAAATTTTAAAACAAATATTATTAATTATTTCAAAGATTTAGGTGATAAATTTTCAGAGATGAGAAATTGACGCTTGATTGACTTTGTTAGGGCAAAAATTTGAGGAATACCATTTTACTTATTAGCTTTTTTTGTTTTAATTATATGTCTAGCGTATGGGATAAATGTTATAAAAGTAAACATGATTTGGGCTTTTGCATTTTTACTCGTAACAGCAACTGTTTTTGGGGTTATATTTGAAGCAATTCCAATTTTTAATCGTTATATGGGAGGTGCTGTTTTAGGTTGTATGCTTGTTGGAGTTACTATGGTATCTACAAAAGTAATTGATAAAAGCGGAGTCTTGTATAATTGTATAAGTACTTGATTTGATAAACAGGGATTCTTAGACTTATACGTTTCTGTTTTACTAATTGGTGCCGTGCTATCAATTCCAAGAAAAATGATTATTAAAGCATTTGGTGGGTTCTTTGTAGTAATTGTTATTGGAACTATATTTTCAATTATGTTTGCCTTTTTTGGGGCAAAACTAATTGGAATGTCTAATAAAAAATTATTACTTGGATATGCATTGCCAATTCTATGTGCTGGAAATGGTGGTGGAGTCCAACCAATTGCAACAATGGCTGGTAATGCAGGTTTTGATAAGTCTTCATGATTATCTGGTGCATTGGCAATATCAACAATTGCATCTATCGTTTCAATCTTATTTGCAGCAATAATTGATAACTTAGGAAAAGCAGTTCCAAAGCTTTCTGGTAATGGACAACTTATGAAACAAGATATACATATTGCTGAGAGAAAAACAAAAACTTCTCATAAACACATTACAATATCACTTTTAATGGTAACTGTTATCTTTATTTTCTCAACAATTATTTCAGATGCAATTATTACAAAAGACTTAATTGGAATAGCAATTCCAAATTATGCTTGAATGGTTATTATTTGTTTAATTATAAACGTGGCTGACGTTTTACCAGAAGATATTAAAAAAGGTGCCCTAGAAACTAATAAATGGGTTGCCAAACAAACAACATGGTTATTAATGCTTGGTGTTGGAATTGTTTACATTGATTTGGATAAATTTCTAAATGCTCTGAACCTAACATCAGTGTTTATTTGTACACTATTTGTTATTGGTTCTATTGTTGGAATTATGTTAGTTTCTAAAATTTTAAAAATG from Spiroplasma endosymbiont of Aspidapion aeneum includes these protein-coding regions:
- a CDS encoding triphosphoribosyl-dephospho-CoA synthase; translation: MNYFFIQKKPDELADIFISCVLTEIEQYPCMGLVSKINNGCHKDMDYKLFKKSSLAIENLLKDIIKNIDKIKDFNDLKKIGYKNEKEMFLLTKNINTHKGLIFCTSVYFYCLLKFKPKDLKSHIKNISLLCKNIKKEYGKSQSIGDELYRKYKILGAKYQAYKGYKIIYKALNYYHLNIVKKDIDKSLKLFLLLGYISIKIKDTTLINKIGLKKYKLYKKKIKILLCSYKEEEIYNFNKWCIENNASPGGSADIFVLLLFTNMIVIN
- a CDS encoding YfcC family protein; this translates as MQEKEEQNSKVNNINQDNLHISKNRKKIKFKMLSAFTILLLIIFAIILISWVLKWSGTTTEVNNVPTKIKALGIFDVFLAPMKGFVQKADIIIFILTLGAFINVLMSTKSLEGFSQAITSKLKGKEVWAIIPLMLFFSFCGTTEGMAEESLGFYMICIPLMMAAGFDKITGLFIVLVGAGVGVIASTVNPFCISVAVNALTSTKQITTSVGDGIGLRLISWVVLTSIAIIMVMLYARKVKLDPQKSYTFATMEGDKKFFLSESVEIIDMNWRRKLSIVVFGFVFLIMILYMVGWDSILGYKDVDGDPLTYGPSMRLQNFVIDKLPYLSGMAEGFGIGGLDTAAAFFLIGSIALAIINCYKESTLLKEFMTGAGDILSVCLIIATAGGVGVVLQNSHIQELVIIGLSNSIGGIGSSIGIIIILFIIFILLSFVIPSTSGFATAVFPLLTGIVAKDSSILASGSITAFSFASGLVNIITPTSGVVMGAIAYARIDYAMFLNSIWKIILALTVACFILLLIGGAIGKPII
- the argF gene encoding ornithine carbamoyltransferase, with protein sequence MALNLKGKSFLKLLDFTPREIKYLLDLARDLKRAKYVGNEIKTMEGKNIVLLFQKDSTRTRCAFEVGAMDQGAHVTYLGPSGSQFGKKESVEDSAKVLGRMYDAIEFRGYLQSDVESLAKYSKVPVYNGLTNEFHPTQILADFLTIIEYKDTLKNIKLVFAGDVKNNMGNSLMVGCAKMGMHFVGAGPKELWPDEKLINECKTIAKETGATINFSDDLKKACKDADVVYTDVWVSMGEEKSVWKSRIQQLKPFQVNKVVLNEAKSDMLFMHCLPAFHDLNTDVAKDIQKEFNLKEMEVTDEVFRSKNSVVFEEAENRLHTIKAVMVATIGK
- a CDS encoding arginine deiminase yields the protein MTAKINVFSEIGRLRTVLVHRPGEEIENLTPELLDRLLFDDIPFKDVAIKEHDLFTKLMKDNGVEVLYIETLVAETLDQNPKLRTSFINQFILEAEVDKKYEKVFFDYLFNLDNKRLAKKMIAGTKKIELNINEKNTYPFVADPLPNILFQRDPFSSIAHGITMHRMWSVTRNRETLFPDFVFKNHKNYAGNVPYYYQRDWKDAHIEGGDILVLNKETLIIGVSQRTTIEAVEKVAELLFKEGIYKKIIALDLPKSRSFMHLDTVFTNIDYDKFIAHPLIFESMDEFKIYELTPKGKKLLDINLEELLSDLTGRKVTIIKCGGDDPISEGREQWNDGTNVLTLEPGKVIAYNRNTVTIELLKKAGVEVLLTESSELSRGRGGPRCMSMPLWRDEMQSFKK
- the arcC gene encoding carbamate kinase, which translates into the protein MSKIVIAIGGNALGSTPIEQLEIVKQTAKQLVNFVEKKNELIIVHGNGPQVGMINNGFDIAHLNNEESPIVDFPECGAMSQGYIGYHLQQALKNELRHKKINKDVASIITQVIVDKQDPGFKNPTKPIGSFMSLEKANELSKSKGWNIVEDSGRGWRRVIASPVPVDIIEKDMILKLVENKFLVICCGGGGVPVIEDKSQYTGIAAVIDKDFAAAKVAEVINADMLIILTAVDRVAINFNKDNQKELDVLTKDLINKYIDEGQFGSGSMLPKIKAALSFVERTKGKKAYIGSLKKAIDVLEEKSGTKIIL
- a CDS encoding 2-hydroxycarboxylate transporter family protein — its product is MKELLTKEMLVTKNEMISKSQLKIAKKAQKLDDFKIKKLIIAEKEYLISKMNIEHVVGKYERKLKLAHYKYNDTNKNEKKYAKIEKFIKGRFEWYKESLEIVEKNFALAKEDIESGVYKAAQLNIKFYINPINKKYSKMNYKMNAKIIKDEYKRWIATPESKTEIIKLKEEYKNAVAQEKIKIAEFKKAYKQELADKILNNTFTMSEQELTAKKNQLADKLAKEIAEEQTKINSNASPEEKIWLDTFISFKTLEYRKSMKVLKASSDASYDKKMLKISLKNTLRHNISSVKANTKIIKSKLNNLVLKYKYIQLYEESDKLYTPFTIMIKKIFVNFKTNIINYFKDLGDKFSEMRNWRLIDFVRAKIWGIPFYLLAFFVLIICLAYGINVIKVNMIWAFAFLLVTATVFGVIFEAIPIFNRYMGGAVLGCMLVGVTMVSTKVIDKSGVLYNCISTWFDKQGFLDLYVSVLLIGAVLSIPRKMIIKAFGGFFVVIVIGTIFSIMFAFFGAKLIGMSNKKLLLGYALPILCAGNGGGVQPIATMAGNAGFDKSSWLSGALAISTIASIVSILFAAIIDNLGKAVPKLSGNGQLMKQDIHIAERKTKTSHKHITISLLMVTVIFIFSTIISDAIITKDLIGIAIPNYAWMVIICLIINVADVLPEDIKKGALETNKWVAKQTTWLLMLGVGIVYIDLDKFLNALNLTSVFICTLFVIGSIVGIMLVSKILKMNTVEAVLSGGLCMTTQGGTGVVSVLGVSNRMELMAFGQITCRIGGSLILVLAAGLFSIYNDGSVGQLVF